CCTGTTTTTTCAAAAATTTTTTCAGAAAGGTCTTTTCTTTTACCAGGAAAATAAGAGAGTTCTCTTAAGTTTTTTAGAATTCTGTTATAAAATATATTGAAAATTGTGTCCTTTTTTTCTGATATAATTTTCAAAATTTCCTCTTCTTTCTGTCCATATATACCCAATGCCGATGAACCGTTCAAAAAAGGGTTTTCTCTTATATAAATTCCACTTCTTTTAACTTCACCGAATATGCTTTTAAATAAATCAAAATTTTTTGAGTTTGGGGTAGAGATTATGATGTAATAGCGATAAAGAAATCTTTCCTCCTTTTCAAGAGAATCAATATCCAAGATCTCTAAAATTTTTTCTTCTCTTGGTGTAAACTGTATAATTTCAAAATTTTTTTTAAGAAATCTTTTTGCATTTTTTAAAGAACCGGCTGAAATTAAAAGAGTATTGAATTCTCCTTTGAAAATTATAATGTTATCTGAACAGGATATTAATAAAATTAAAAATATAAATTTTTTCAATATATTTCTTCTTTTAGTTCTTCCTGAGATGAACCCCTTGGAATAACTATTTCTTCTATTTCATTTAAATTGTAGTATTCATCAGAAACTCTTATAAGTTCAAGGGAAGTTGCACCTTTCATTGGTCCTATAGTTATAACTCTACAACCTTTTCTGTTTAGTTCTTCAATAAGGGGAACAAAATCTCCATCACCTGTAACAAGGATAATTTGTTCTAAATAATCAGAGGCTTTAACAATTTCAAGACAAATTTCAAGGTCCATGTTTGCTTTTAAAGAGCCGTCAGGTAAATGTTTTATCTGTTTTGTCACAACTCTATAACCCATTAAGGAGAGAGCATCTATCAATCTCTTTCTGTGCTGATCCTCTGGATTATAGGGGACAAAACAGACTGCTTTGAAGGGTTCGCCATATTTATTTTTTATGAATTCAAGGAATTTATCATATCTTACGCTCTGGTTAAATTTTTCAAAGGTTGCCTGTAAATTTTGAACATCTATATAAATTCCATATTTTTTATTCATATTTTTTCTCCTTGTTTTTTAAATTATTTTTTGCTTTTTCCCATAATTCATCCATTTCCTTTATACTTAAATTATAAAAGTTTTTTCCCTCTTTTTCAGAAATTGAAAGCATTTCATTAAATCTCTTGATAAACTTTTCGTTTACCTTTGAAAGTGCTATCTCTGCTGAGATTCCGAGGTGTCTTCCTATATTAGTTAATACAAAAAGTATATCCCCCAGTTCTTCTTCTATCTCTTCCTTATCTTTTTCTTTTATGGCATTTCTTAATTCTTCAATTTCTTCTTTTAATTTACTAAAAACTTCATCAGCATTACTCCAATCAAATCCTATTCTACCTGCTCTTTTTGATAATTTTTCTGCCATTAAGAGTGCTGGGAAAACTTTATCCTCTATATCAAGACCCTTTTTATTTTTCTCAATTTCCCATTTCTTTAAAAATTCCTTTTCTGAAAGATTTTCTCCTTCAAAAACATGAGGATGTTTTTCAATCATTTTTTTTACAACATTAAGTATAATATTTTCCTTTTTCTCTATGTTTTCCCTTTCAATGGCATCAAGCATCATGAAAACTGTTAAAACAAGGTCCCCCATCTCCTCCTTTATTTTTTCCCTATCATTGAAATTTATTGCACTTATCACCTCATAACATTCTTCAAGAAGTTCTCTTTTATATGTGTATAAATTCTGTTTTTTATCCCAGGGACAGTTTTCTCTTAAAATCTTTACAAGTATTAAGAGTTTTTTTAAAGGCTCTTTTTCTTTTTCAATTAATTCTTTTAAATCCTTCATTACTCACCCACTGCAATTTTTGCCTTGATTTTCTTATTCTCTTTTCCCCTTTTACCCTTTAAAAGTAAAAAATATATTCCCTTTGATACTTTATTTCCATAAAAGTCTCTCAAATTCCATGTAACTTTATGTTTTCCCTTTAGATTAAGGGGGCTTCCCTCATCATCGGTTATAAATTCCTTTATAAGTCTTCCTGAAACTGTATAAATTTTTATTTCCATTTTTTCTGCTTCCTTTGTTAATTCATAAAATATAACTGTTTTTCCTTCTTTTGCCGGATTTGGATAGTTCCCGTAATATAATATATCAAAAGGCACAAAAACTTCCACCAAAAAGTCCTTTTCACTTTTATTTCCCATTGCATCAAAAACTAAAAGTTTTAACGGGTATATGCCTTCTTTAAGTGGTCCTTCTTTTAAATTTATTATAACTCCCTTTTCCTTTTTTATCATCGAATTTTCATAATTGATTTTTGAATTATTAAATATTATTTCTGGTTTTTTAAAGATAAGGTCTATTCCTGAAGAATCCCTTAAAAGAATTTTTAAATCAAGATTTTTTGATATCATGAATTTTTCTTCCTCAATTTTTCTGTTTTTATAGTAAACTTCAATTAAAGGACCTTTATTATCATTTGTATTAAAAAGGGCAATTTCACCTTTTTGATTTAAATAGAACTCAATTTTATTATTTAAACTATCATAAACATAATCAATTTTGTGCCATAAGGAGTCCTTATCTATTTTTATTATAACATCTTTTTTTTCATTAATATTTTCAAAAATAAATTTACCGATTGTATCCTCTTTGTTATTCTCTTTTATTCCTATAATTTTTATTGTAGAATCTTCTATTGAAGTATTTTTTAATTTTTTTAACTCATATATTGATAAATTATTAGATGGATAAAATTCCATATTGAATTTTAAATTTTTAAAATTTATTTTACCTTTAAAACCTGAGGTATCCACATATATGTAAGGATTCCTTATTATACCCGAATCTGAATTATTGAATTCACTTATTTCTTTTACACTATTTTTATAATCAAGAATTATTTTATAGCTGTAATAAGTACTGCAGGGAAGGGGAATTTTTAGAAGTTGTGTTTCTTGTGATTTAAAGGTATTTATAAAAACAGAGTCTTTTTTTAAGAAGCTTCCTGTTTTTATTATATAAAAAATGTAAAAATTATTTGCATCCCTTCCACCTGAATTTGTGAAAGGAAAATTTATTTCAGGAAATTTTAAAGAAGGTGTTATATTTATTAAGTTCTTTTTTAAAACAAGGTCAGCTAAAGTTTTATTTTTTAAATAAAGGGTATCGGAAAAGTAGCTATTAAAGAAGGTGTCAGTTGCAATAAATGCATAGTGGAAATATTTTCTATCAAAAGGCGGAAGAGTTATATTTGTTTTGAAAGTATTTCTACTTGTTCTTGACATTGTAACTCTGATTAAATTTTGTGGATTTAAGGTATCATTCATAGAATACCATAATTCACAGGATTTAAGAGGATAAGAAGCACTTAATTTTGCATAAACTCTAAAGGTATCTTCTGAGTAAATGTCCGGTTTAAAATATATTGAATCAACATTTAAAATTTTTACACTGAGGTTCCCCTTTGAAATTATTTCTTTAAAGGGATTTAAACCAAAGGCATAAAGGTATATTTCTGCTTTTGCCCTTGTAATTGTTTGAGGAATCTGGAATTTAATTTTTATCTCCCCATTATCAAATGCTTTTGTATACAATTCTCTTAAAATTATTTTATCCTTTAAATTTTTATAGATTATTTCCCAAGCTGAACTTCCTGAAACAATTTGTGGATTTTGAACATAAATCAAAGCACTGTCTAAAGGATTATAGTAATTTTTATCGGATTTAACATTTACCTCTT
The sequence above is a segment of the candidate division WOR-3 bacterium genome. Coding sequences within it:
- a CDS encoding NYN domain-containing protein translates to MNKKYGIYIDVQNLQATFEKFNQSVRYDKFLEFIKNKYGEPFKAVCFVPYNPEDQHRKRLIDALSLMGYRVVTKQIKHLPDGSLKANMDLEICLEIVKASDYLEQIILVTGDGDFVPLIEELNRKGCRVITIGPMKGATSLELIRVSDEYYNLNEIEEIVIPRGSSQEELKEEIY
- a CDS encoding DUF4837 family protein — translated: MKKFIFLILLISCSDNIIIFKGEFNTLLISAGSLKNAKRFLKKNFEIIQFTPREEKILEILDIDSLEKEERFLYRYYIIISTPNSKNFDLFKSIFGEVKRSGIYIRENPFLNGSSALGIYGQKEEEILKIISEKKDTIFNIFYNRILKNLRELSYFPGKRKDLSEKIFEKTGIKIEVPVGFNIFKEGENFIIINAHYPDRFILFWKINKKINLLPEKIIRLRDSFAKDVYAGDSVIRKFVNYQYKNINGKRAIYIYGVWGNYNLKVGGGFESLVFENNGNTIFIDIGVHEPRKWKLKYLKMMESWAFYPDLENGKNN
- the mazG gene encoding nucleoside triphosphate pyrophosphohydrolase, with amino-acid sequence MKDLKELIEKEKEPLKKLLILVKILRENCPWDKKQNLYTYKRELLEECYEVISAINFNDREKIKEEMGDLVLTVFMMLDAIERENIEKKENIILNVVKKMIEKHPHVFEGENLSEKEFLKKWEIEKNKKGLDIEDKVFPALLMAEKLSKRAGRIGFDWSNADEVFSKLKEEIEELRNAIKEKDKEEIEEELGDILFVLTNIGRHLGISAEIALSKVNEKFIKRFNEMLSISEKEGKNFYNLSIKEMDELWEKAKNNLKNKEKKYE